The window ATGCTCGCTATTCTGATACGGCATCAGCGTCGCCACCGGGCCAAATGCTTCAATCGCGTGAACCGCCGCCACTTCATCCGGCTGCGCGCAGAACAGCAGCGTCGGCGGGAAGAATGCCCCGGCGGCCTTGAGATCGGCTTTGCCACCCAGCAGCACGTCACATCCGGCTTCCAGCAGGCGGTTGACGTTATCCTGTACATCCTGACGCTGTTCGCTATTGACCAGCGCGCCCATCTTCACACCTTCCTGCGCCGGGTCGCCGACCACCACTTTTTGCAGACGCGCAATCAGCGCCTCGCTCACCGCTTTCACCTGCGCCTGTGGCACGATAATCCGGCGAATAGCGGTACATTTTTGCCCGGCTTTGGTGGTCATCTCGCGCACCACTTCACGGATAAACAGCGCAAATTCCGGCTGTTCCGGCGTCACATCGTCACCCAGCACGCAGCAGTTCAGCGAGTCCGCTTCCATGGTGAAGGGGACAGACTTCGCCACCAGATTGGGATGCACGCGCAGCTGCTGCCCGGTTTTTGCCGAGCCGGTAAAAGTCACCACGTCCTGATGGTCAAGCTGGTCGAGCAGGTCGCCCGCGCCGCCGCAAATCAGGTTGATCGCGCCGTCCGGCACCAGCCCGCTATCGACAATCGCTTTGACCATCGCCTGAGTTAACTGCGCGGTGGCGGTGGCCGGTTTGATGATCGCGGGCATCCCGGCAAGCCAGGTGGGGGCCAGCTTTTCTAACATGCCCCAGCACGGGAAGTTAAAGGCGTTGATATGCACCGCCACGCCGGATTTTGAGGTCAGCACGTGACGCGCGGCAAAGCCGCCCTGTTTGGACAGCGGGATCAGCTCATCTTCCGGCCACAGGGTATCGTCCGGCAGTTCACGGCTGCCCAGCCCGGCATAGGTGAAGAGGGTGCCGATACCGCCTTCAATATCCACCCAGCTATCCGCACGCGTCGCGCCGGTCTCGGCGGAGATGGCATAGAAATCGGCCTTCAGCTCCAGCAGATGTTTCGCCACCGCTTTCAACATTGCGCTGCGTTCAATAAAGGTCATCGCCTGTAACGCTTTGCCGCCGTGTTCGATGGCGAAGCGGCGCGCCTGCGCCATATCCAGCCCTTCGCTTGTGGCTTCCCACAGCGCTTCGCCGCTGATGGCGTGATGAATGGTGCGGGTACGGCCCCGGCCGGTCTGCCAGGCGCCGGATAAATAGCTGGCTAACTGCTGCATGGTTATTCTCCAGATATGTTACGTAATCTCGCTATAAATAGTTCTTTTCTGAATCATAAAATGCAAGCCTGATTTTAATAATTTGTTAACAATGCGATCGAGGACACTATCCCTGATAGTGATACAAGCCTGTTTATAAAAGGATTACTAAAACCCTTTGCGGTACTCATCACAAAATTCACAAACAAAATTTGTGGTTTTATTTAACTAAGATGTAACTTTTATAAAACAAAGTGATTCGCAAAAATTGATTTGTTGAATTTATCGGAATCATAAGGTGATGACGTGACAGAAGAACATAGCTTTGACCAGCGCATCGCGCAGGATACCGCCATCGAACCGCAGGACTGGATGCCGGATGCCTACCGCAAAACGCTGATTCGCCAGATTGGTCAGCATGCGCATT of the Citrobacter freundii genome contains:
- the paaZ gene encoding phenylacetic acid degradation bifunctional protein PaaZ encodes the protein MQQLASYLSGAWQTGRGRTRTIHHAISGEALWEATSEGLDMAQARRFAIEHGGKALQAMTFIERSAMLKAVAKHLLELKADFYAISAETGATRADSWVDIEGGIGTLFTYAGLGSRELPDDTLWPEDELIPLSKQGGFAARHVLTSKSGVAVHINAFNFPCWGMLEKLAPTWLAGMPAIIKPATATAQLTQAMVKAIVDSGLVPDGAINLICGGAGDLLDQLDHQDVVTFTGSAKTGQQLRVHPNLVAKSVPFTMEADSLNCCVLGDDVTPEQPEFALFIREVVREMTTKAGQKCTAIRRIIVPQAQVKAVSEALIARLQKVVVGDPAQEGVKMGALVNSEQRQDVQDNVNRLLEAGCDVLLGGKADLKAAGAFFPPTLLFCAQPDEVAAVHAIEAFGPVATLMPYQNSEHAMQLARAGEGSLAGTLVTADGALARAFILGAARAHGRIQVLNEESSVESTGHGSPLPQLVHGGPGRAGGGEELGGLRAVKHYMQRTAIQGSPTMLAAIGQQWVRGAQVAEDRVHPFRKYFEEIQPGDSLLTPRRTLTEADIVNFACLSGDHFYAHMDKIAAAESIFGERVVHGYFLISAAAGLFVDAGVGPVIANYGMENLRFIEPVKPGDTIQVRLTCKRKTVKRQRSAEEKATGVVEWSVEIFNQHQQAVALYSILTLVARQQGDFPA